The following DNA comes from Coffea eugenioides isolate CCC68of unplaced genomic scaffold, Ceug_1.0 ScVebR1_492;HRSCAF=1178, whole genome shotgun sequence.
agtttgtctttttatgtttttcatggaaTACATGCATCTTTTGTACTtcttggtgaatattttttttaaaaaaaacttgaaaaagagtaggtaaaaaattttagtgttgcTTTTGCCCCCACTAAGAATTTTTTCTGGCTTTGCCACTGATTAGACTTCATAAATAGTTCAGggactaaataaaaaaaaatcaaggacCTCCGTGAGATTTTAAAAGATGCAAATTTCTCAAATATGAATATGATTTCAATTTCTAGACgatatcaaggataaagttcCATAAACATTTAATTAGAAGATGTTAAAGCCATTTTACTTGCAAATAGATTTTAAATGAAGGAGAGAAGATGTTAAAACCATAAAAGAACATATTTTGTTGTATTAATATCAAATGTGTTGATCGCAAGGCCAGGCTCTGGTCAAGAAGGCCAATCCAGCCACAGGCACAAGCAAAACTTACACTTTTACAGTACATTATAAAAAGCTAGACTGCTTCACTTTCTCAAGTGAGCTCTTATTTTCTGTAAGAATTGTGCAACTATTTTGCACATATTTTAAATACTGTATGTAACTTCATGCATTTTCTCCTACAAACAGGCTTTCGGCTCAACTAGACCGGATGAAGATCCGCCCGCATTGACACATGAAGCCGTAGCTGGTCGATCTTTGTAGGAAAGATTGACATCTTCTAGAATTATACGGCTGCATGGATACTTTTTACTGCAGCCAAAATTTACAGCAACTTCAGTTGCTGATGTTCCATGTACATCTTGGTATGTCACATCACTAATCCTCACACCTGAGGCCTGCCAAAAAATTAATGTACACATTTATCAGCTCCCATTTTCTGatcttttttataaataaatgtTTTTGCAaaacataaataataataataataataataacccTTTTGATCATACCTGACCAGGACATTTGGCCCTATTTGGGCAGTAATTTTGGTCGATAATGATGGGGTTTTTGACATTAACCATTACTGCATGCTGAAACAGAACTCCAGTAACAAATCCATTGCTAGGCATTGCCCATGTTTTTATCCTCAGACCATTTTGTGTGCCCGAAAGTGTAACAGTTTTAACTGTCACATTTTTAACTCCTGGTTCTTGCAAATTGCTTCCCAAACTGCCAATACTGAAACAAGCACAAAATCGATGTAttgactaaataaatcaaaattacAGCAACTGAAAAGAACTTTAATGGACTCTTAATAAGTTTCCGATTTTGATACCTTATTCCATGGCCAGGACCACAGTCGATATTCTCAATCCATATGTTGGAACATCCAGGGCCTAATGAGATGCAATCATCACCAGTGCCAATGTGAGAGTTAGTAATTGCAACACCAGAAGATGATTGGACATGAATTCCATCAGTGTTTGGGCTGTTTTCTGGAGCTGAAATCTTTACTCCTTCTAGCCTAGTGTTTTGGCAGCCGTCAAGGTTGATATGGAAAAATTGACTGTTTAACGAACTTAATCCACTGACCAATACTTTGTTTGAATTGTAGAATCCCAGTGACTGTAGCAGCAtaaaaaacaagaaacaaaTTAAGGGAAATGATTAGTCATACATTCTAGTTCAACTGAACGGGGAATAAAATTTCAAGGTACATGCTCATAGCGCATTGTGGTCTTTCGTGGTTCCAATATAAAACAATACGAAACTAGTTTTGTGTGGGATTATTTTGCTTGACAAATACTACAGCGGAATTAAAGTAATATGTTTAGTCTTGGTTATAGGTCAAGCGTTCAAACTCTTACACCTGCAATCAAAGTTTGAGGGTGATTTTAGTATTGTACCCCTTTAAAGTAGTTTAAATGTTGCCGATTCTtgtaagggaaaaaaaaaaaaaaaacaaagcagTGGAGACTATACAACCTACCCTTGCTCCTTTAGGGCAATTCTTGCCGGAGTTTTTGCATGCCCAGAGACCAGTCCCTTGGCCATCAAGGGTTCCACCGTATATTGAAAGTCCATTAGCTCTTTCAAACGCGAGCCACTTACCAGTATGTCCAAGGACATTATAATCAGATGGAGCAACAATGGTTCCATCAATGCGAATGGTTATAGCATTATTCTTGCAATTTTGGCCCGAAAATGATGCTCCTCCAACCAAAAATCTTCCTCGTGGAACATAAATTGTTGCAGGCTCAACTGAGGCACAAGCTGCAGCCCATGCACTCAGAAAAGATTTCGTGGAATCACTTCTTCCGTCAGATTTCGCCCCGTAACTCTGCACATTGTACGTTACACTCTCAGCTGAtggcaagaggaagaaaatgaagagaaatgggaCAGCAAGAAATCTcattttgctgtttattttcTTATCAGGGGTGGCTACTAGAATCTGTAAAGGCTAAGATTTTGCTGTAATAATCTGAGGGATGAGGAACTTGGAAAGCAATGGGTGGTATTTATAGGCTTGGCGTATATTTAGGGATCGAGCAAGTCACTTTTTtcaacttcaatttcttgtgttAGTCAATGTCAGAAATGGCAGTTCAACTTTAACTAACAAAAACTGTATGAACAAACGTGAaggacaagaagaagaagacggaAGAGAATTATCGGCTGAAGTTCTTATGACATGAGAAGCAGTTATACATACATGGAAAGATGGAAGACTTtacaaaaatggaagaaatatTCTGTGATCACACTGTTCGCTTTCCATTAATTGGGTAGCTAAAATTTCGTAATTTGGAAGCAAACATTCCTGTAAATTTCCATTAATTGCTCTTCTGTAGCATTCCAACTCGTAATTTCTTGAGGATAGAGTAGCATGGATCAATGTAGGCTATATCCTCCTCAGGAAGAAGGCTTTATTTGTCTCTCTTCCTTTTAAAACATTGTTTTTGAGTAGTTTAGAAATAAACGTAATGAATTGAGCTAATCAGTGAAAAACTAAACTACTTGCTCATCAAAAGGTTTTTTATGAATTGGTtaatagttttctttttcttttatgagCAATGTTTTGTTAAACTTGAGCTCATCTTGACTGTAATGTTTATCAATTGAATCCAAACACATTCCAAATTCacgcaaaaatatttttattataacTTGAACTTACTAGTAATTAGTTGGAATATTTTCATTTATATACGCTATTTACTCACTAATAATTATTTGGATTACGTACTGTCGATCATACCCTTGTTGGAAGTAATAAATAACGTGAAGTTAATTGGAATTGGTCTTACATAtgttctcttttaattgatcATCTTTACATTGTATTGCCCTGCTTCAAACCTCGGTATTTGAATACCATATGGTATGTAACTTTAATTAATTCTTTTGTCTTGAGATATAcatatatctatatctatatctatataaatttgagtaGGGGTTTTCAACGACAAATCTTCATACATCTTCTGATTCCCAATTCCATTTTCTAgcatttcatatttaatttattccaTAAAATTCAGCATGTGCAAGTTTGAAAGACACCACTAAGTTTCTGTCATATAAGAATTCCATTTAATTTATTCCAGTTTTTCTAGCATTACCGTCAAATAagaaatttcattccaattaAGACTCCTCCCTCTACACACCTTCCTACTCCAATTAAGACTCCTCCAATTAAGAATTTCACTCGAATTAAAACTCCTACAAAACCATAATAAGAGATAACAACATAGTATCCTACGGTTCATTCTTTCAACCAAATTACCCCATATGTTCATTCATTATTTTCGTTAACAAAAATAGGAATTTATTTCCAACTTCCTTGCCGTATCAATCTTAGCCCTCAATTTAATTTCACCATAGAACAAGCCTGTCTACAAGCATTTCTACAACGCCTAAATTTTAAACTCACAAGATTGCAAAGGAAGAAACATTtgcttacaaaaaaaaaaataaaatacaccACAACGATCCTACATAACAATTCGAAAAGTTTCAGCAACTTTGCCTTGATAAAAGAGAAATCTCACATCAAATACGATGGATAAAATTTCAACTACACCAATTCAAATGTCTCATGCATCAAATTAGAAATTTCGGTGCTGTTTAT
Coding sequences within:
- the LOC113758349 gene encoding polygalacturonase-like, with the translated sequence MRFLAVPFLFIFFLLPSAESVTYNVQSYGAKSDGRSDSTKSFLSAWAAACASVEPATIYVPRGRFLVGGASFSGQNCKNNAITIRIDGTIVAPSDYNVLGHTGKWLAFERANGLSIYGGTLDGQGTGLWACKNSGKNCPKGARSLGFYNSNKVLVSGLSSLNSQFFHINLDGCQNTRLEGVKISAPENSPNTDGIHVQSSSGVAITNSHIGTGDDCISLGPGCSNIWIENIDCGPGHGISIGSLGSNLQEPGVKNVTVKTVTLSGTQNGLRIKTWAMPSNGFVTGVLFQHAVMVNVKNPIIIDQNYCPNRAKCPGQASGVRISDVTYQDVHGTSATEVAVNFGCSKKYPCSRIILEDVNLSYKDRPATASCVNAGGSSSGLVEPKACL